In the Muricauda sp. MAR_2010_75 genome, one interval contains:
- a CDS encoding sensor histidine kinase KdpD has protein sequence MNKKLFVLLVILMSLSLTGIIFVQVYWIRTSINDKEEQFSRTVTDILDKVASRVEKREMKEYSDRLASLVDSIGQPKSTQFRNFLFVDRDLNSDEILFYSHGILEEDYNITSTFFDNIEIGEDTTTFKNYTSKRTKAIYKEETGIDGKSYSLTPIQRAEKIGGLSSMERAQWEDVFMEYAKTRPIHKRVSNQELELLLSQELKNRNIDTDYEYGVYSQGYPTKVRSKKFKFSGTKMYKAPIFKDSEGNSNFSLLLTFPSMKKFLFRSIMGMALLSLIFTLVIMIAYSSAIYQLIKQKQISEIKSDFINNMTHEFKTPIATINLAVEAIRNPKSIEDKEKVLRYLGMIRDENKRMHAQVENVLRISKLEKNQLDISKDRVDIHDIIGDATAHIELIVQDRGGYVNEHLDAERSEVLANDMHMTNVIVNILDNAVKYSPESPKIDVYTEVVKNNIIIKIQDHGAGMSKAVLKKVFEKFYREHTGDIHNVKGHGLGLAYVKRIIDDHQGEVYAESEKGKGSTFYIKLPLI, from the coding sequence ATGAACAAGAAGCTATTCGTTCTTCTGGTCATTCTTATGAGTTTATCCCTTACCGGGATAATCTTTGTTCAGGTTTATTGGATCAGGACATCCATAAACGACAAAGAGGAACAATTCTCAAGGACGGTCACGGACATATTGGACAAGGTGGCGAGCAGGGTAGAGAAGAGGGAGATGAAGGAATATTCCGATCGTTTGGCTTCGCTGGTAGATAGTATTGGTCAGCCCAAAAGCACGCAGTTCAGAAATTTTTTGTTTGTCGACCGGGATTTAAACTCCGATGAGATTCTTTTTTACTCCCACGGAATTCTGGAAGAAGATTACAATATAACATCTACGTTCTTTGATAACATAGAAATAGGAGAGGATACCACCACGTTTAAGAATTATACCAGTAAGCGTACCAAAGCCATTTACAAGGAGGAAACGGGAATAGACGGTAAAAGTTATAGTCTAACACCTATCCAAAGAGCCGAAAAGATAGGCGGACTATCAAGTATGGAGAGAGCTCAATGGGAAGATGTGTTCATGGAGTACGCCAAGACTAGGCCCATTCATAAACGGGTGTCCAATCAGGAATTGGAGTTATTGCTCAGTCAGGAGTTGAAAAACCGGAACATTGACACGGACTATGAATATGGGGTGTACAGCCAAGGTTATCCCACCAAGGTACGATCCAAAAAGTTCAAGTTTTCCGGCACCAAAATGTACAAAGCCCCCATTTTTAAGGATAGTGAGGGCAATAGTAATTTTTCATTGCTCTTGACGTTTCCCAGCATGAAAAAATTCCTGTTCAGGTCCATTATGGGTATGGCATTGCTGTCATTGATCTTTACACTGGTCATTATGATAGCCTATTCGAGCGCCATCTACCAATTGATAAAGCAAAAGCAGATATCAGAGATAAAGTCGGACTTCATCAACAACATGACCCACGAGTTCAAAACGCCCATTGCCACCATCAACCTGGCCGTTGAAGCGATACGCAATCCAAAATCCATTGAGGACAAGGAAAAAGTACTACGGTATTTGGGAATGATCAGGGACGAGAACAAGCGTATGCATGCCCAGGTGGAGAATGTGCTTCGTATCTCGAAGCTGGAAAAAAACCAGTTGGATATTTCCAAGGATAGGGTCGACATCCATGACATTATAGGGGATGCCACTGCCCATATTGAATTGATTGTGCAAGATCGTGGTGGTTATGTCAATGAGCATTTAGATGCCGAAAGATCGGAAGTCTTGGCCAACGATATGCACATGACCAACGTAATTGTGAACATTTTGGACAATGCGGTAAAATACTCTCCTGAGTCTCCCAAAATAGATGTATATACCGAAGTGGTAAAGAACAACATCATTATTAAAATACAGGACCATGGGGCTGGGATGAGCAAAGCTGTCCTAAAAAAGGTGTTTGAAAAGTTCTATAGGGAGCATACAGGCGATATACACAATGTAAAAGGCCACGGATTGGGATTGGCCTACGTAAAACGAATTATAGACGATCACCAAGGCGAAGTTTATGCCGAAAGTGAAAAAGGAAAAGGAAGCACTTTCTATATTAAACTCCCTTTAATTTAA
- a CDS encoding gluconokinase, whose protein sequence is MPNGKKVLVVMGVSGTGKTTVGKLLAKKLKYPFFDGDDFHPKENIEKMKAGQPLTDEDRKEWLLRLNQVAREHRHTGAIICCSALRKNYRSLLRAGVGTCMEFIYLNGSFELIKSRLEARKDHFMPIELLKSQFETLEPPTRAISVSISKKPNQIIEEIVGQIK, encoded by the coding sequence ATGCCCAACGGTAAAAAAGTATTGGTGGTCATGGGGGTAAGTGGCACCGGAAAAACCACGGTGGGAAAACTTCTTGCCAAAAAATTAAAGTACCCCTTCTTTGATGGGGATGACTTTCATCCCAAGGAGAATATTGAAAAAATGAAAGCAGGTCAACCGCTCACCGACGAAGACCGGAAAGAATGGTTGTTACGCTTGAACCAAGTTGCCCGCGAGCATAGGCATACCGGAGCCATTATCTGCTGTTCTGCCCTGCGGAAAAACTACCGGAGCCTTTTGCGTGCCGGAGTGGGCACTTGTATGGAGTTTATTTACCTAAATGGTTCTTTTGAATTGATAAAATCCCGCTTGGAGGCCCGTAAAGACCATTTTATGCCCATTGAACTGCTCAAATCCCAATTTGAAACCTTGGAACCTCCTACAAGGGCCATTTCGGTTTCCATCAGCAAAAAGCCCAATCAAATTATTGAAGAAATTGTTGGGCAGATAAAATAA
- a CDS encoding ion transporter — MTDEKAHSGWKHKLHEVIYEADTPAGKFFDIVLFILIILSVILVMLESVDHIDEQHHKILLTLEWIITIFFSLEYIARIISIKKPWKYIFSFYGVIDFVSTIPLYLSYILAGSQVLLAVRAFRLLRVFRILKLVKFIGEASQLQSALKASRTKIAVFIYVVLILSVILGTLMYLIEGDEAGFTSIPTSIYWTIVTLTTVGYGDIAPQTPLGQFLATVIMILGYGIIAVPTGIVTAEFSRNKKSRESNGHTVHVNTQACPSCSAEGHRDNATHCYNCGHLL, encoded by the coding sequence TTGACGGATGAAAAGGCACATTCTGGATGGAAACACAAACTTCATGAGGTTATTTATGAGGCCGATACCCCTGCGGGGAAATTTTTTGATATTGTCCTTTTTATATTGATTATTCTAAGTGTGATCTTGGTCATGCTGGAAAGTGTTGATCATATTGACGAGCAACATCATAAAATCTTACTGACCCTGGAATGGATCATCACCATTTTCTTTAGCTTGGAATACATTGCCCGGATCATCAGCATTAAAAAACCTTGGAAATATATCTTTAGTTTTTACGGGGTTATAGACTTTGTTTCCACAATTCCACTATACCTTTCTTATATTCTTGCGGGATCCCAAGTACTTTTAGCAGTAAGGGCCTTTCGATTGTTACGGGTGTTCCGGATATTGAAATTGGTGAAGTTTATTGGTGAAGCATCACAACTGCAATCCGCCTTAAAGGCAAGTCGGACCAAAATTGCCGTGTTCATTTATGTGGTTTTGATCCTATCTGTCATTTTGGGCACCTTGATGTATCTCATTGAAGGGGATGAAGCCGGATTTACCAGCATTCCCACAAGTATTTATTGGACCATTGTTACCCTAACCACGGTTGGCTATGGTGATATCGCCCCCCAAACGCCTTTGGGGCAATTTTTGGCCACGGTAATTATGATTTTGGGGTATGGCATCATTGCCGTTCCAACGGGTATTGTCACTGCCGAATTTTCCCGAAATAAAAAAAGTAGGGAAAGTAATGGCCACACGGTTCATGTAAACACCCAAGCTTGCCCCAGTTGCTCTGCTGAAGGCCATCGGGACAATGCTACCCATTGTTATAATTGTGGTCATTTATTATGA
- the coaE gene encoding dephospho-CoA kinase (Dephospho-CoA kinase (CoaE) performs the final step in coenzyme A biosynthesis.): MKIVGLTGGIGSGKSTVAKMFRELGVPVYDSDEEAKKLMVSSKKVKKAIIELLGKGAYKDAVLDRAFIAGKVFKDPELLQQLNAIVHPAVRAHFLKWVQKKAVPYVIQETALIFENGVQDKYDYTLLITSPKEIRLQRVMDRDGVSEQQVLERMKNQIEDDEKMHLADFFIENVDLETTRQKVKDLHAKLLALSASKF, translated from the coding sequence ATGAAAATAGTTGGGTTGACAGGAGGGATAGGCAGTGGCAAAAGCACCGTTGCCAAAATGTTCAGGGAACTTGGGGTTCCTGTGTACGATTCGGATGAGGAGGCTAAAAAATTGATGGTTTCCTCAAAAAAAGTAAAAAAAGCCATTATTGAATTATTGGGGAAGGGGGCGTACAAAGATGCTGTTTTGGACAGGGCGTTCATAGCAGGAAAGGTGTTCAAAGACCCTGAATTGTTGCAACAATTGAATGCCATTGTGCATCCAGCGGTAAGAGCGCATTTTTTAAAATGGGTCCAAAAAAAAGCTGTACCTTATGTTATACAGGAAACAGCACTGATTTTTGAAAATGGAGTGCAAGACAAGTATGACTACACCCTACTGATTACCTCGCCAAAAGAGATACGACTGCAACGTGTCATGGATAGGGATGGAGTGAGTGAACAGCAGGTATTGGAACGCATGAAAAACCAGATAGAGGACGATGAGAAGATGCACCTTGCTGATTTTTTCATCGAGAACGTTGATTTGGAAACCACCAGACAAAAGGTAAAAGACCTTCACGCCAAACTACTGGCCTTATCCGCTTCAAAATTTTAA
- a CDS encoding response regulator transcription factor — protein METEKKKILLVEDDPNFGIVLKDYLTMNDFDVVLAKNGMEGFEKFKKDNYDVCILDVMMPYKDGFTLAKEIREKNENVPIIFLTAKTMKEDVLKGYKAGADDYLNKPFDSEVLLMKLKAILQRKASSTLADSKQFEFEIGNFHLNSKLRFLKYKEEEPIKLSPKENELLRLLALHENDLMPRELALTKIWRDDNYFTSRSMDVYIAKLRKYLKRDDLVEILNIHGEGFRLVVKAENQ, from the coding sequence ATGGAAACAGAAAAAAAGAAGATATTATTGGTGGAGGATGACCCAAATTTTGGGATTGTCCTAAAGGATTATTTGACCATGAACGACTTTGATGTGGTTCTGGCCAAAAATGGTATGGAAGGTTTTGAAAAGTTCAAAAAGGACAATTACGACGTTTGTATCTTGGACGTTATGATGCCTTATAAGGATGGATTTACCTTGGCCAAGGAAATCCGGGAAAAGAACGAAAACGTTCCGATCATTTTCCTTACTGCCAAGACCATGAAAGAAGATGTTCTTAAAGGATATAAGGCTGGGGCCGATGATTATTTGAACAAGCCCTTTGATTCGGAAGTACTTCTAATGAAACTTAAAGCCATTCTTCAAAGAAAGGCATCCAGCACCTTGGCCGATAGCAAGCAATTTGAGTTCGAAATCGGAAATTTCCACTTAAACTCAAAGCTTCGTTTCCTAAAATATAAAGAAGAGGAACCCATTAAACTATCACCCAAGGAAAATGAGCTATTGCGTTTATTGGCCTTGCATGAAAATGATTTGATGCCACGTGAATTGGCGTTGACCAAAATTTGGCGAGACGACAACTATTTTACGTCCAGAAGTATGGACGTTTACATTGCCAAGTTGAGAAAATACCTCAAACGGGATGATCTAGTGGAAATTCTCAACATTCACGGAGAAGGGTTTAGATTAGTGGTCAAGGCCGAAAATCAATAA
- the miaA gene encoding tRNA (adenosine(37)-N6)-dimethylallyltransferase MiaA produces the protein MSNKVLIAVVGPTAIGKTALGILLAQHFDTEIISADSRQFFKEMKIGTAVPSDEELEAVQHHFIQHKSIFDPYSVGDFEKEALTLLNSLFQEKDIVVMVGGSGLYVDAVIRGLDEFPEVNPKLRESLNQELQEKGLEHLQKELKSRDPEYYKRVDLDNPHRLIRALEVSIAANRPYSSFLSQNRPKRPFKHLYVGLEAPREVVYERINARVDQMMELGLLEEVRALHPHKHLNALQTVGYKELFEYLDGHCSLDVAISEIKKNTRRFAKRQLTWLRKNDNILWIDHKTNEELILKKLNKQLKALNHAQR, from the coding sequence ATGAGCAATAAGGTACTGATAGCCGTGGTAGGACCGACCGCCATCGGAAAAACAGCTTTGGGGATTCTTTTGGCGCAACATTTTGATACGGAAATCATTTCTGCGGATTCCCGACAGTTTTTTAAGGAAATGAAAATTGGTACAGCAGTCCCTTCGGATGAAGAGCTAGAAGCCGTTCAACATCATTTCATTCAGCATAAAAGCATTTTTGACCCCTATTCCGTTGGTGATTTTGAAAAAGAGGCTTTGACGCTACTGAACAGTTTGTTCCAAGAAAAAGATATTGTGGTCATGGTAGGTGGCAGTGGTCTTTATGTGGATGCCGTGATACGTGGTCTGGATGAATTCCCGGAGGTAAATCCCAAGCTTCGGGAATCCTTGAACCAAGAATTGCAGGAAAAAGGACTGGAGCACCTTCAAAAAGAACTCAAATCCAGAGATCCCGAATATTACAAAAGGGTAGATTTGGACAATCCCCATCGGCTCATTCGGGCTCTTGAAGTTTCCATTGCTGCAAACAGACCCTATTCCTCATTTTTGTCACAGAACAGGCCTAAACGCCCCTTTAAACATCTCTATGTTGGGCTTGAGGCGCCCCGGGAAGTGGTTTATGAGCGCATCAATGCCCGTGTAGACCAAATGATGGAACTAGGATTGTTGGAAGAGGTTAGAGCATTGCATCCCCATAAACATTTGAATGCACTGCAAACAGTTGGTTACAAAGAACTTTTTGAATATCTTGACGGTCACTGTTCATTGGATGTTGCCATTTCGGAAATCAAAAAGAACACCAGGCGTTTTGCCAAACGACAACTGACCTGGTTACGAAAGAACGACAACATCCTTTGGATAGATCATAAAACCAACGAAGAACTGATTTTGAAAAAACTAAACAAGCAACTTAAAGCCCTCAACCATGCCCAACGGTAA
- a CDS encoding 3-hydroxyacyl-CoA dehydrogenase family protein, whose product MKKIAVIGAGTMGNGIAHVFAQNGFQVHLIDISQASLDKGLATITKNLDRMMAKEVIDQAKKEATLSNISTFTNLKDGVSQAELVVEAATENLDIKLNIFKDLDEVCSADTILATNTSSISITQIAAATQRPEQVIGMHFMNPVPIMKLVEIIRGYSTSDEVTQTIMQLSEELGKTPTEVNDYPGFVANRILMPMINEAIETLYNGVAGVQEIDTVMKLGMAHPMGPLQLADFIGLDVCLSILNVMYNGFKNPKYAPCPLLVNMVVAGKLGVKSGEGFYDYSESRKAEQVSSQFK is encoded by the coding sequence ATGAAAAAAATAGCAGTTATCGGTGCGGGAACCATGGGCAACGGAATCGCCCATGTTTTTGCGCAAAATGGATTTCAAGTTCATTTGATAGATATTTCCCAGGCTTCCTTGGACAAAGGTTTGGCCACCATCACCAAAAATTTGGACCGAATGATGGCCAAAGAGGTCATTGATCAAGCTAAAAAAGAGGCTACACTTAGCAACATTTCAACCTTTACGAATCTAAAAGATGGAGTTTCCCAAGCGGAGTTGGTGGTTGAAGCTGCCACGGAAAACTTGGATATCAAGCTTAACATATTCAAGGACTTGGACGAGGTATGTTCAGCGGATACTATTTTAGCCACGAACACTTCCTCCATTTCCATCACCCAAATTGCGGCAGCTACCCAAAGACCTGAACAGGTCATTGGCATGCATTTTATGAACCCCGTTCCCATCATGAAATTGGTGGAAATCATTCGCGGTTACAGCACTTCCGATGAAGTGACCCAAACCATCATGCAACTTTCGGAAGAATTGGGCAAAACCCCAACTGAGGTCAACGATTATCCTGGTTTTGTCGCTAATCGGATATTGATGCCCATGATCAATGAGGCTATAGAAACGCTTTATAATGGCGTGGCTGGGGTTCAGGAAATCGATACGGTGATGAAATTGGGTATGGCCCACCCCATGGGACCCTTGCAATTGGCGGATTTTATTGGGTTGGATGTTTGCCTGTCCATCCTAAATGTAATGTACAACGGCTTTAAAAATCCGAAATATGCCCCTTGCCCCCTACTAGTGAATATGGTTGTGGCCGGAAAGCTGGGCGTGAAATCCGGAGAAGGATTTTATGACTACTCCGAATCCCGTAAAGCGGAGCAGGTCTCTTCTCAATTCAAATAG
- a CDS encoding Gfo/Idh/MocA family protein, translated as MLKVGVLGAGHLGKIHLRLLNQSEHYKLVGFYDPDEINAKKVAAEFGYTYFENINTLMDAVDVVDIVTPTLSHFDCAKKAIEKGKHIFIEKPITNTFEEAQELLQLSQKHGIKGQVGHVERFNPAFLAVKDKIENPMFIETHRLAEFNPRGTDVPVVLDLMIHDIDAILSVVPSEVKQINASGVSVISNSPDIANARVEFENGCVANLTASRISLKNMRKSRFFQRDAYISVDFLEKKVEVVKMKDAPEQPGDFDMILQNAEGEKKQIYFENPEIEVNNAILDELETFADAINNDTTPVVTLEQGTKALQVALQIIESFEK; from the coding sequence ATGCTTAAAGTTGGTGTCCTGGGTGCAGGACATTTGGGAAAAATTCACCTAAGGCTCCTGAACCAGTCAGAACATTACAAACTTGTTGGTTTTTACGACCCTGATGAAATCAACGCCAAAAAAGTGGCGGCCGAATTTGGGTACACCTATTTTGAAAACATCAACACCCTAATGGATGCCGTGGACGTTGTGGATATCGTAACCCCTACCCTTTCCCATTTTGACTGTGCCAAAAAAGCCATTGAAAAAGGCAAGCATATTTTTATTGAAAAGCCCATCACCAACACTTTTGAAGAGGCCCAAGAATTGTTGCAACTGTCCCAAAAGCATGGCATAAAGGGCCAAGTGGGGCATGTGGAGCGCTTCAACCCTGCATTTTTGGCGGTAAAGGACAAAATTGAAAACCCCATGTTCATTGAAACCCACCGACTGGCCGAGTTCAATCCAAGAGGTACCGATGTTCCCGTGGTATTGGATTTGATGATTCACGATATTGATGCCATTTTGAGCGTTGTTCCTTCAGAAGTAAAACAAATCAATGCCAGTGGGGTTTCCGTAATCAGTAATTCGCCCGACATTGCCAACGCCCGGGTAGAATTTGAAAATGGGTGCGTCGCCAACCTAACTGCGAGTCGGATTTCATTGAAAAACATGAGGAAGTCACGTTTTTTCCAAAGAGATGCCTACATCTCGGTGGATTTCTTGGAAAAAAAGGTTGAAGTAGTGAAAATGAAGGACGCCCCGGAACAACCTGGAGATTTTGATATGATCCTGCAAAATGCCGAAGGTGAGAAAAAGCAGATATACTTTGAAAACCCCGAAATTGAGGTCAACAATGCCATCTTGGATGAATTGGAAACCTTTGCGGATGCCATTAACAATGATACTACCCCGGTGGTGACCTTGGAGCAGGGTACCAAAGCATTGCAGGTGGCCCTTCAGATTATAGAATCATTTGAAAAATAG
- a CDS encoding exonuclease domain-containing protein yields the protein MYAILDIESTGGKYNEEGIMEIAIHRFDGRKVVDKFICLINPEREIQPFVAKLTGINNKMLRSAPKFHEVAKRIVEITEGATLVAHNAQFDYRILRTEFRRLGYDYQRKTLCTVDLSKQMLPDAESHSLGKLARSLGIPMSDRHRANGDAIATLKLFKLLLGKDSDKSIIKNVVREETHGELSPTQLDMVFSLPSETGVYYMHDKDGEIIFLGKTKNIKKRVNQHFTNVGSLARKLQKETKKVTFEETGSELVALLKEYQELLRTKPRHNSINRRKLFSHIINFEQNGEAHISLDIESSKSRANQKIGFNGVPSARSFLNKICSEFEICPCSIDSEGTCIQKNPKDEDLDCNERVLSAFDKYSVFGKSMALLDQGRETGERSFVLIKEGKLKGFGFVELNHQVNNIHILESIMTSMPSDENTTFIIESYLRKNNRLKIVPLNSAT from the coding sequence ATGTACGCCATACTTGATATAGAAAGTACCGGAGGAAAATACAATGAAGAGGGCATTATGGAAATTGCCATTCATCGGTTTGATGGCCGCAAAGTGGTGGACAAATTTATCTGCTTGATAAATCCAGAGCGGGAAATACAACCTTTTGTGGCAAAACTTACCGGAATCAACAATAAAATGCTACGTTCCGCCCCAAAATTCCATGAAGTGGCCAAACGTATTGTGGAAATTACCGAAGGAGCCACCTTGGTAGCGCACAACGCCCAATTTGATTATCGCATCCTTCGGACCGAATTTAGGCGATTGGGGTACGACTATCAACGAAAGACCCTCTGCACCGTTGACCTATCCAAGCAAATGCTCCCAGATGCAGAGTCACACAGTTTGGGAAAATTGGCGCGCTCCCTGGGTATTCCTATGAGTGACCGCCACCGAGCGAATGGTGATGCTATTGCCACCCTAAAACTGTTTAAACTGCTGCTTGGTAAAGATTCGGATAAGAGCATCATAAAAAATGTGGTACGGGAAGAGACCCATGGAGAACTCTCCCCAACGCAATTGGATATGGTCTTTAGCCTTCCTTCGGAAACGGGAGTGTACTACATGCACGACAAGGATGGTGAAATCATCTTTTTGGGCAAGACCAAGAACATTAAGAAACGAGTGAACCAACATTTCACCAATGTTGGCAGTTTGGCACGAAAACTCCAAAAAGAGACCAAAAAAGTCACTTTTGAGGAAACCGGAAGCGAATTAGTGGCACTCCTAAAGGAATATCAAGAGCTACTGAGGACCAAACCCAGACACAACAGCATCAACCGAAGAAAGCTCTTTTCCCATATCATCAATTTTGAACAAAATGGCGAGGCACATATCAGTTTGGATATCGAAAGCAGTAAATCCAGAGCGAATCAGAAGATTGGATTCAATGGGGTTCCCTCTGCCCGAAGTTTTTTGAACAAGATCTGTTCTGAATTTGAAATATGCCCCTGCTCTATTGATTCTGAGGGAACTTGCATACAGAAAAATCCAAAAGATGAGGATTTGGATTGCAATGAAAGAGTGTTGTCGGCCTTTGACAAGTACAGCGTTTTTGGTAAGAGCATGGCCCTCTTGGATCAGGGAAGGGAAACCGGCGAGCGAAGCTTTGTTTTGATCAAAGAAGGTAAACTTAAAGGGTTTGGGTTTGTTGAGCTCAACCATCAAGTCAATAATATTCATATCTTGGAGTCGATAATGACATCGATGCCAAGTGATGAAAACACCACTTTTATCATTGAGTCATATCTGCGAAAAAACAACCGGCTCAAAATAGTTCCATTAAATTCTGCCACTTGA
- a CDS encoding DUF1015 domain-containing protein translates to MALIRPFKAIRPTRDKVSFVASRSYEEYSDEELKAVLQYNPFSFLHIINPGFKFHKSITGKERFHLVRNRYLEFLEENTLQKDEEASFYLYQIEKDDFKSLGFFCACSVADYRNDVIKKHEDTIKHREELFADYLHTVGFNAEPVLMTYADNTAVWEVFQDEIQRKPVYDFTTTDRFNHSLWKISNEKAIAKLETAFAQIDALYIADGHHRSASSNLLAKQMEAENKRHTGDEAYNYFMAYLIPESQIRIYEFNRMVKDLNGYSKEEFLIQLDEYFRIEKQEEGPLKPIKKHHFSMYLDGDFYSLHLRKTNYTFTDALSRLDTQILHKTILEPILGIIDLRNDKRIAYGYGKNNLIQMKESVDSGNFAVGFSMLPTTMEEIKAIADAGLVMPPKSTYIEPKLRSGLAIYEL, encoded by the coding sequence ATGGCCCTCATTAGACCTTTTAAGGCAATCCGCCCCACAAGGGACAAGGTTTCTTTTGTAGCATCGCGTTCCTATGAGGAGTATTCAGATGAGGAACTTAAAGCGGTGCTCCAATACAATCCGTTTTCTTTTTTGCACATCATCAATCCTGGGTTTAAGTTCCATAAAAGCATTACAGGAAAGGAACGTTTTCATCTGGTTCGCAACCGCTATTTGGAATTTTTGGAGGAAAACACCCTGCAAAAAGATGAGGAAGCCAGCTTTTATCTCTATCAAATTGAAAAGGATGATTTTAAAAGCCTCGGTTTCTTTTGCGCCTGTAGTGTTGCCGATTATCGGAACGATGTCATCAAAAAACATGAGGATACCATTAAACACCGAGAAGAATTGTTTGCGGATTACTTGCACACGGTGGGATTCAATGCCGAACCGGTACTGATGACGTATGCTGACAACACTGCTGTTTGGGAAGTATTTCAGGATGAAATCCAACGGAAACCTGTGTATGATTTTACCACCACAGACCGTTTTAATCATAGCCTTTGGAAGATTTCCAACGAAAAAGCCATCGCCAAACTGGAAACCGCCTTTGCCCAAATTGATGCACTCTATATTGCCGATGGCCACCATAGAAGTGCCTCGAGCAATCTACTGGCAAAACAAATGGAAGCTGAAAATAAGCGTCATACGGGAGATGAGGCCTACAACTATTTTATGGCCTATCTCATTCCCGAATCACAGATTCGGATTTATGAGTTCAATCGCATGGTCAAGGATTTGAATGGATACTCCAAAGAAGAGTTCCTCATTCAACTTGATGAATATTTTCGGATTGAAAAACAAGAAGAAGGGCCCTTAAAACCAATAAAAAAGCATCACTTTAGCATGTATTTGGATGGCGATTTTTATTCGCTCCACCTTAGAAAAACCAATTACACCTTTACCGATGCGCTAAGCCGATTGGATACCCAAATTCTCCACAAAACCATTTTGGAGCCCATTTTGGGCATCATAGACCTTAGAAATGACAAACGAATTGCCTACGGATATGGAAAAAACAACCTCATCCAAATGAAGGAGAGTGTGGATTCCGGCAATTTTGCCGTGGGGTTCAGTATGTTGCCCACCACCATGGAAGAAATCAAGGCCATAGCCGATGCCGGTTTGGTAATGCCCCCTAAAAGCACGTATATTGAACCTAAATTGCGCAGTGGATTGGCGATTTACGAATTGTAA
- a CDS encoding YggS family pyridoxal phosphate-dependent enzyme encodes MSIKDNLNKINSELPSGVTLVAVSKTKPNEDILEAYNTGHRIFGENKVQEMVAKWEALPKDIEWHMIGHVQRNKVKYMAEFVALIHGVDSLKLLKEINKQAKKHDRVIPCLLQMHIAEEDTKFGLDDSELQDLLQSDEFKAMENIKIMGLMGMATFTSDENQVRKEFAHLKSVFEKLQQKLPEISILSMGMSGDYALAIEEGSTMVRIGSSIFGARNYQ; translated from the coding sequence ATGTCTATAAAAGATAATCTCAATAAAATAAATTCTGAATTACCCAGTGGGGTAACCTTGGTCGCTGTGTCCAAAACCAAGCCTAACGAGGACATTTTGGAGGCCTACAATACCGGGCATCGCATCTTTGGCGAAAACAAAGTGCAGGAGATGGTTGCCAAGTGGGAAGCTTTGCCCAAGGACATTGAATGGCACATGATAGGCCATGTACAGCGAAACAAGGTCAAGTATATGGCCGAGTTCGTAGCCTTGATTCATGGGGTGGACAGCCTAAAATTGTTGAAAGAGATTAACAAACAGGCCAAAAAACATGACCGCGTCATTCCCTGTTTACTTCAAATGCATATTGCTGAGGAAGACACTAAATTTGGTCTGGATGATTCAGAACTGCAAGACCTTCTTCAATCTGATGAGTTCAAGGCCATGGAAAATATAAAAATTATGGGGTTGATGGGAATGGCGACCTTTACCTCGGATGAAAATCAGGTACGGAAAGAGTTTGCCCACCTTAAATCCGTTTTTGAAAAACTCCAACAAAAATTGCCTGAAATATCCATCCTTTCCATGGGTATGAGTGGGGACTATGCCCTAGCCATAGAAGAAGGCAGTACTATGGTACGCATAGGAAGTAGTATATTTGGGGCAAGAAATTATCAGTAA